One part of the Phoenix dactylifera cultivar Barhee BC4 chromosome 4, palm_55x_up_171113_PBpolish2nd_filt_p, whole genome shotgun sequence genome encodes these proteins:
- the LOC113462072 gene encoding putative disease resistance protein RGA4, translating into MVGVEVIIAGWAASPLISKAIDMLKSYLEDNHDLDKDMKRRLGDVQLDLPRIERAINAAEGWPIEDKPLLAWLRQVKDAAYKAEDLLDDLESKFHQGENKVRASSSSKLQAVKRTVLTDDDLKNLKNLVNDLERINPQIKSWEQVLQQHNANMRAAISKNRFFLTPQEVIGRTRETDRILRRLLRGEEGTSSTPSFVVLPIVGIGGVGKSTLAWHIYTHERLFPEDKSQEDHFSWKVWLNVSKNLDIIEIANKLVLNKESPVSEIVDDRDSVNAILEDILKKFKKLTKDQKFLIVLDDVWDVDTQSWDKLKSFLACGARGSTILITTQYKRVAKIMRTMKPIKLDVLTDDDYQQLLEQCTFGGDQNLEEQTRQDLQSIGRKISILRGLPRAANALGNMLRPFLDSNYWETFLNSKWWEHNKILRDVLPSLGLNYQNLDASQKLCFAYCSIFPRGHKFEQNRLVHMWMAQGFIQPKTAGKMRIEDIGRQVFAELVHRNFFQKISENEYVMHDIIRELAEYLSSDECSVINDETEQIQPGVRHVTVTTQNLVAFNDLSMVEKLRTILFFGNYETDAFYKVLKSILKYSKSLRVLDLSYSNSGISKLPKAISHLSHLRYLDISNTKICWLPKLFCKLYHLQVLNLQLCDFNELPKGMNKLTNLRHLCAESKTVSLISGIGKLTYLQELKEFHVSKKKGHKIEELKDLRALRGQLLIQNLENIDSKEEAMKARLSEKRHLDALHLYFEIKDGPVTRSGFISTRILKVFSKSENTPNLKGLLEGLEPYCDIKELVIKGYDSEMFPSWLRQLTSLQELQFSNCDNLQHLPDYLVNLSLLKKLTICDCPKVMSLPKNLLPASLKELHISGCQLLKERCQKEGGPDWPNIACVPCICIDQEIIQMLQEGSSDTAATSMS; encoded by the coding sequence ATGGTGGGGGTTGAAGTGATCATCGCTGGATGGGCGGCATCTCCCCTTATCAGTAAGGCGATCGACATGCTTAAATCTTATTTGGAGGACAACCACGACTTGGATAAAGATATGAAGAGGAGGCTGGGCGATGTGCAACTCGATCTTCCACGTATCGAGCGCGCGATCAACGCTGCTGAGGGATGGCCGATCGAGGACAAGCCTCTTCTGGCATGGCTAAGGCAAGTCAAAGATGCGGCTTACAAGGCAGAGGACTTGCTCGATGATTTGGAATCCAAATTCCACCAGGGTGAAAATAAGGTGCGTGCTTCTAGTTCCTCTAAGCTACAGGCTGTCAAGCGTACAGTTTTGACTGATGATGATCTCAAAAACTTGAAGAACCTTGTGAATGACCTTGAGCGAATTAATCCACAAATTAAGTCTTGGGAACAAGTGCTGCAGCAGCACAATGCAAATATGAGAGCTGCAATCAGCAAGAATAGGTTTTTTTTAACCCCTCAGGAGGTGATTGGACGAACTAGAGAGACAGATCGTATATTACGGAGGTTactgagaggagaggaggggacTAGTAGTACTCCGAGCTTTGTTGTCCTTCCCATAGTAGGCATTGGGGGTGTTGGCAAATCTACGCTTGCATGGCATATTTATACGCATGAGAGGCTTTTCCCTGAGGACAAAAGTCAGGAGGATCATTTCTCATGGAAAGTGTGGTTGAACGTGTCTAAgaatcttgatattatagaaattGCAAATAAGTTAGTCCTGAACAAAGAAAGCCCGGTATCAGAAATTGTAGATGATCGTGATTCTGTTAATGCTATTTTGGAAGATATATTGAAGAAATTTAAGAAGTTGACGAAGGACCAGAAGTTTTTGATTGTCCTCGATGATGTATGGGATGTGGACACACAAAGTTGGGATAAACTGAAGAGCTTCTTAGCATGTGGGGCAAGGGGAAGCACTATATTGATAACAACTCAATATAAAAGAGTAGCAAAAATCATGCGCACTATGAAGCCTATAAAATTAGATGTTCTAACGGACGATGACTATCAGCAACTTTTAGAACAATGCACATTTGGTGGTGATCAGAATCTTGAGGAACAAACAAGGCAAGATTTACAATCAATTGGTAGGAAAATATCTATACTGCGAGGCTTACCTCGGGCCGCAAACGCACTGGGAAATATGTTAAGGCCCTTTCTGGATTCGAATTACTGGGAAACATTCTTGAATAGTAAATGGTGGgaacataataaaattttaagagaTGTACTACCATCTCTGGGGTTGAATTATCAAAACCTAGATGCAAGTCAGAAACTATGCTTTGCTTATTGTTCCATATTTCCCAGGGGTCACAAATTCGAGCAAAATCGATTGGTACACATGTGGATGGCTCAGGGTTTCATCCAGCCCAAGACCGCAGGGAAAATGAGAATAGAGGATATAGGGAGGCAGGTATTTGCCGAACTTGTACATAGGAATTTCTTCCAAAAGATATCTGAAAATGAGTATGTGATGCATGATATAATCAGAGAGTTGGCAGAATATCTTTCTTCGGATGAATGTTCTGTGATCAATGATGAGACTGAACAAATTCAACCGGGAGTGCGCCATGTAACTGTTACAACTCAAAATTTGGTTGCATTTAATGATTTGAGCATGGTTGAAAAGTTGAGAACCATTTTGTTCTTTGGCAATTATGAAACGGATGCATTTTATAAGGTTCTTAAGAGCATTTTAAAATATTCGAAAAGCCTGCGAGTGTTGGATTTATCTTACAGTAACTCAGGAATCAGCAAACTGCCAAAAGCTATTAGTCACTTGTCACATCTGCGGTACCTGGATATCTCTAACACTAAAATCTGTTGGCTGCCCAAGCTATTTTGTAAGCTTTACCATCTACAGGTGCTGAACTTGCAGCTGTGTGATTTTAATGAGTTACCTAAAGGCATGAATAAATTGACCAACTTGCGCCATTTATGTGCAGAATCTAAGACAGTTTCTCTAATATCTGGGATTGGGAAACTTACTTACCTTCAAGAACTAAAGGAATTCCACGTTAGTAAGAAGAAGGGTCACAAGATAGAAGAATTAAAGGACCTAAGAGCACTTCGAGGGCAGCTAttaattcagaatcttgaaaaTATTGATAGCAAGGAAGAGGCCATGAAAGCAAGACTAAGCGAAAAGAGGCACCTTGATGCACTGCATCTTTATTTTGAGATAAAGGATGGACCAGTGACTAGATCTGGCTTCATTTCAACAAGAATACTCAAAGTATTTTCAAAAAGCGAAAATACACCTAACTTGAAAGGGCTACTTGAAGGGCTCGAACCTTATTGTGATATTAAGGAACTAGTAATCAAGGGTTATGACAGCGAGATGTTTCCAAGTTGGCTTCGGCAACTAACCTCTCTCCAAGAGCTACAGTTTTCTAATTGTGACAATCTCCAGCATCTGCCTGATTATTTGGTAAACCTTTCCTTGCTCAAGAAGTTGACCATATGCGACTGTCCTAAGGTCATGTCATTGCCAAAGAATCTCTTGCCTGCCTCACTTAAAGAATTGCATATCTCGGGATGCCAGCTGTTGAAGGAACGGTGCCAAAAGGAGGGAGGACCAGATTGGCCAAACATTGCTTGTGTACCTTGCATATGTATTGACCAGGAGATCATACAAATGTTGCAAGAAGGAAGCTCAGACACGGCTGCTACTTCTATGTCTTAG